A window from Sinorhizobium fredii encodes these proteins:
- the mfd gene encoding transcription-repair coupling factor produces the protein MNSTMIPGLDAKRILSAAREVTIGPVPSGAEALILADLARSGAPVAYFLSDGQRIGDLEQVLGFVAPDIPVLTLPGWDCLPYDRVSPSADTSARRLAALSALIANRHKPHPAILLVTVNAALQKTSPQNVIESLAFSARPGNQVQMDDLAARLERNGFERVPTVREVGEFAVRGGILDVYVPGSGEPLRLDFFGDTLETIRSFDPASQRTTGQVRSLTLNPMSEVSLTPETISHFRTRYLSLFGAATRDDALYQAVSEGRRYAGMEHWLPLFYDRLETIFDYLDGFRIVTDHLAREAAAERSKLILDYYEARQSSASPGKSQISQGTPYKPVPPDLLYLSGKGFGAGLAERNAVRLSPFSEHEGEARQVVTIEARQGVRWAKAAGEAEESDRARANVFDQAVKHIAEKRAKGSKVVISGWSEGSLDRLLQVLAEHGLANIRPVKALADLRSLKAGEAASAVLSLESGFETGDLVVIGEQDILGDRMVRRSKRRKRGADFIAEVTGLDEGSYVVHAEHGIGRFVGLRTIEAAGAPHDCLELVYADDAKLFLPVENIELLSRYGSEGTDAILDKLGGVAWQARKAKLKKRLLDMAGGLIRIAAERHTRHAPVLVAQDGVYDEFAARFPYDETEDQLNSIEAVRDDLGGGRPMDRLVCGDVGFGKTEVALRAAFIAAMNGVQVAVVVPTTLLARQHFKTFSDRFRGLPIRIQQASRLVGSKDLALTKKEVADGKTDIVVGTHALLGSSIKFANLGLLIIDEEQHFGVKHKERLKELKTDVHVLTLSATPIPRTLQLALTGVRELSLITTPPVDRMAVRTFISPFDALVIRETLMREHYRGGQSFYVCPRLSDLSEIHDFLRSDVPELKVAVAHGQMPATELEDIMNAFYEGRFDVLLSTTIVESGLDVPTANTLIVHRADMFGLAQLYQLRGRVGRSKVRAFALFTLPVNKTLTGPAERRLKVLQSLDTLGAGFQLASHDLDIRGAGNLLGEEQSGHIKEVGFELYQQMLEEAVAELKGEEEIHDTGWSPQISVGTPVMIPEDYVPDLNLRLGLYRRLGELTDLKEIDGFGAELIDRFGPLPIEVQHLLKIVYIKALCRTANVEKLDAGPKGVVVQFRNKEFPNPAALVGHIAKQGTLAKIRPDQSIFFQRELVTPDKRLSGAAMVMTQLATLAKPA, from the coding sequence ATGAATTCGACGATGATCCCTGGCCTTGACGCGAAGAGAATTCTTTCTGCCGCGCGGGAAGTGACGATCGGGCCGGTACCCTCCGGCGCCGAAGCGCTGATCCTTGCCGATCTGGCACGCTCCGGCGCGCCGGTAGCCTATTTTCTGTCCGACGGCCAGCGGATCGGGGATCTCGAGCAGGTGCTCGGTTTCGTGGCGCCCGACATCCCGGTTCTCACTTTGCCGGGTTGGGACTGTCTGCCCTATGACCGCGTTTCCCCGAGCGCCGACACTTCGGCGAGAAGGCTCGCGGCGCTCAGCGCCCTAATTGCAAATCGGCACAAGCCGCACCCGGCAATCCTGCTGGTGACGGTCAATGCGGCCCTGCAAAAGACCTCGCCGCAGAACGTGATCGAGAGTCTCGCCTTTTCGGCGCGACCCGGAAATCAAGTACAGATGGACGATCTCGCCGCGCGGCTGGAGCGAAACGGCTTCGAGCGCGTGCCGACCGTGCGCGAGGTCGGGGAGTTTGCCGTGCGCGGTGGTATCCTCGACGTCTATGTGCCTGGCAGCGGCGAGCCGCTCAGGCTTGATTTCTTCGGCGACACTCTGGAAACGATCCGCTCCTTCGATCCGGCGAGCCAGCGAACCACCGGGCAGGTGCGGTCGCTCACTCTCAATCCGATGAGCGAAGTGTCGCTGACGCCGGAGACGATCAGCCATTTCCGCACGCGGTATCTGTCGCTTTTCGGCGCCGCGACGCGCGACGATGCGCTTTATCAGGCGGTCTCCGAAGGACGCCGCTATGCCGGCATGGAGCATTGGCTGCCGCTCTTCTACGATCGCCTGGAAACGATCTTCGACTATCTCGATGGCTTCCGCATTGTCACGGACCACCTGGCGCGCGAAGCGGCGGCGGAGCGGTCGAAGCTCATTCTCGACTATTACGAGGCGCGCCAGTCCTCCGCATCTCCCGGCAAGTCGCAGATATCGCAGGGCACGCCCTACAAGCCGGTGCCGCCGGACCTGCTCTATCTCAGCGGGAAAGGTTTCGGGGCCGGCCTAGCCGAGCGCAATGCCGTGCGCCTGTCGCCGTTTTCCGAACATGAGGGCGAAGCCCGTCAGGTCGTCACCATCGAGGCGCGGCAGGGGGTGCGCTGGGCGAAGGCCGCAGGGGAAGCAGAGGAGAGTGACCGCGCTCGCGCCAATGTCTTCGATCAGGCCGTCAAACACATAGCCGAGAAGCGGGCGAAGGGCTCGAAGGTCGTCATTTCCGGCTGGTCGGAAGGTTCGCTCGACCGCCTGCTTCAGGTGCTCGCCGAGCACGGTCTCGCCAATATCCGTCCGGTGAAGGCGCTCGCCGATCTGCGCTCGCTGAAGGCGGGCGAGGCCGCATCAGCGGTTTTGAGCCTCGAATCCGGATTCGAGACCGGCGATCTCGTCGTCATTGGCGAGCAGGACATTCTCGGCGACCGGATGGTGCGGCGCTCGAAGCGCCGCAAGCGCGGCGCCGACTTCATCGCCGAAGTGACGGGGCTCGACGAGGGCAGCTACGTCGTGCATGCCGAACACGGCATCGGCCGCTTCGTCGGCCTGCGCACGATCGAGGCCGCCGGCGCACCGCATGATTGCCTGGAGCTCGTCTATGCCGACGATGCGAAGCTGTTTCTGCCGGTGGAGAACATCGAGCTTCTGTCGCGCTACGGCTCCGAGGGGACCGATGCGATCCTCGACAAGCTTGGCGGTGTCGCCTGGCAGGCGCGCAAGGCGAAGCTCAAGAAGCGGCTGCTTGACATGGCCGGCGGGCTCATTCGCATCGCTGCCGAGCGGCACACGCGGCACGCCCCGGTCCTCGTTGCGCAGGACGGCGTCTATGACGAGTTCGCAGCCCGCTTCCCCTATGACGAGACCGAGGATCAGCTGAACTCGATCGAGGCGGTCCGCGACGATCTCGGCGGCGGCCGGCCGATGGATCGCCTCGTCTGCGGCGACGTCGGCTTCGGCAAGACCGAGGTGGCGCTGCGTGCCGCCTTCATAGCGGCGATGAACGGCGTGCAGGTTGCCGTCGTCGTGCCGACGACCTTGCTGGCGCGGCAGCATTTCAAGACCTTTTCCGATCGCTTCCGCGGGCTGCCGATCCGCATTCAGCAGGCCTCGCGCCTCGTCGGCTCGAAGGATCTGGCGCTGACGAAGAAGGAAGTCGCCGACGGCAAGACGGATATCGTCGTCGGCACCCACGCGCTGCTCGGCTCCTCGATCAAGTTCGCCAATCTCGGCCTGCTGATCATCGACGAGGAGCAGCACTTCGGCGTCAAGCACAAAGAACGCTTGAAGGAGCTGAAGACCGACGTCCATGTGCTGACGCTCTCGGCGACCCCCATTCCGCGCACGCTGCAGCTTGCGCTGACCGGCGTCCGCGAATTGTCGCTGATCACCACGCCGCCGGTGGACCGCATGGCAGTCAGAACCTTCATCTCGCCTTTCGACGCGCTGGTGATCCGCGAGACGCTGATGCGCGAGCACTATCGGGGCGGCCAGAGCTTCTATGTCTGCCCCCGGCTGAGCGACCTTTCCGAGATCCACGACTTCCTGAGATCCGACGTGCCGGAACTGAAGGTCGCGGTGGCGCACGGCCAGATGCCGGCAACCGAGCTCGAAGACATCATGAACGCCTTCTACGAAGGCCGCTTTGACGTGCTTCTGTCGACGACGATCGTCGAGTCGGGGCTCGACGTGCCGACGGCCAACACGCTGATCGTGCACCGCGCCGACATGTTCGGCCTGGCGCAGCTCTATCAGCTTCGCGGGCGGGTCGGGCGCTCCAAGGTGCGCGCCTTCGCGCTCTTCACGCTTCCGGTCAACAAGACGCTGACCGGCCCGGCGGAACGCCGTCTCAAGGTGCTGCAGTCGCTCGACACGCTCGGCGCCGGTTTCCAGCTTGCCAGCCACGACCTCGACATTCGCGGCGCCGGCAACCTGCTCGGCGAGGAGCAATCCGGACACATAAAGGAGGTCGGTTTCGAGCTCTACCAGCAGATGCTGGAGGAGGCGGTCGCCGAGCTCAAGGGTGAAGAGGAAATCCACGACACCGGCTGGTCGCCGCAGATTTCCGTCGGCACGCCGGTGATGATCCCGGAGGACTATGTTCCCGATCTCAATTTGAGGCTCGGCCTCTATCGCCGCCTCGGTGAACTGACCGATCTCAAGGAGATCGACGGCTTCGGCGCCGAACTGATCGACCGCTTTGGCCCGCTGCCCATCGAGGTCCAGCACCTCTTGAAGATCGTCTACATCAAGGCGCTCTGCCGCACGGCGAATGTCGAAAAGCTCGACGCCGGGCCGAAGGGCGTCGTGGTGCAGTTCCGCAACAAGGAGTTTCCCAATCCGGCAGCCCTTGTCGGGCATATCGCCAAGCAGGGAACGCTCGCCAAGATCAGGCCGGACCAGAGCATCTTCTTCCAGCGCGAACTCGTCACGCCGGACAAGCGCCTCTCGGGCGCGGCCATGGTGATGACCCAGCTCGCGACGCTCGCCAAGCCAGCGTGA
- a CDS encoding DsbA family oxidoreductase translates to METVNIDIVSDVVCPWCYLGKNRLDQAIANVAGEIDVVIQWRPYQLNPDLPPEGVDHKRHLAAKLGGQDAVDRAHQTLDGLGREAGIAFDFDAVKISPNTLDAHRLIRWASTSGTAAQAETVRLLFKANFEEGKNVGDHAVLLDIAEQAGLDRPVIAALFSSDADKDAVKQEIDMAREIGVTGVPCFIIEQQYAVMGAQSVEVLTNALREIAQMKAARPAN, encoded by the coding sequence ATGGAAACCGTCAATATCGATATCGTCTCGGACGTCGTCTGCCCGTGGTGCTATCTCGGCAAGAACCGCCTCGACCAGGCGATCGCCAATGTCGCAGGCGAAATCGATGTCGTGATCCAGTGGCGCCCTTATCAGCTCAACCCCGACCTGCCGCCGGAAGGTGTCGATCACAAGCGCCATCTTGCGGCAAAGCTCGGCGGTCAGGACGCGGTCGACCGGGCGCATCAGACGCTCGACGGCTTAGGGCGGGAAGCCGGAATCGCCTTTGACTTCGATGCCGTGAAGATCAGCCCCAACACGCTCGATGCCCATCGCCTCATTCGCTGGGCGTCCACCAGCGGCACCGCTGCCCAGGCCGAGACCGTGCGACTGCTTTTCAAGGCGAATTTCGAGGAAGGCAAGAATGTCGGCGATCACGCCGTTCTGCTCGACATCGCCGAACAGGCGGGCCTGGACCGGCCCGTCATCGCCGCGCTTTTCTCCTCCGATGCCGACAAGGATGCCGTCAAGCAGGAGATCGACATGGCCCGGGAGATCGGCGTGACGGGCGTTCCCTGCTTCATCATCGAACAGCAATATGCGGTGATGGGGGCGCAATCCGTCGAAGTGCTGACAAATGCGCTTCGCGAAATCGCCCAGATGAAGGCGGCCCGCCCGGCCAACTGA
- a CDS encoding extracellular solute-binding protein, with product MLLATSLSANEAAAAPVHAISMHGEPALPADFKHFPYVKPDVKKGGKVSYGVVGTFDSLNPFILKSMRTTARGMWDPGFGNLVYESLMQRSQDEPFTMYGLLAESVEWDDDRTFIQFNLNPKARWADGEPVTVEDVIFTFELLRDKGRAPFSNRLAKVEKMEKVGERSVRFALKEDADREFPLLLALSPVLPKHAINVEAFDRTTLEPPLGSGPYRVAEVRPGERIVYRRNPDYWGKDLPSKTGVDNYDEISVEYFLQDNTLFEAFKKGEIDLYPEGSATKWARAYDFPAVRSGDVIKESFKPKTPSGMLGFVFNTRRPMFNNVKLRQGLALVFDFEWVNKNLFDGAYTRTQSYWQNSSLSFLGVAADDRELGLMGDVREKINPAILDGTYRLPVTDGSGRDRNVLREAVTLLREAGYSIKDGKMVDAKGAPLAFEIMSQNAGQEKIALAYQRFLAPLGIAATVRTVDDSQYQLRSQSFDYDVIIKSYPSSLSPGVEQVGRWGSQARDRQGSENFAGVADKDVDKLINNILQARTPEDFTAAVRAHDRLLVNNAYVVPLYHLDEQWIARWKHIGRPSAVPLYGYQLPTWWDERVQ from the coding sequence ATGCTTCTGGCGACCAGCCTATCGGCCAATGAAGCCGCCGCCGCACCGGTGCACGCCATCTCCATGCACGGCGAGCCGGCCCTCCCGGCTGATTTCAAGCATTTCCCCTACGTCAAGCCGGACGTCAAGAAGGGCGGAAAGGTCTCCTACGGCGTGGTCGGCACCTTCGACAGCCTCAACCCCTTCATCCTGAAGAGCATGCGCACCACCGCGCGGGGAATGTGGGATCCGGGCTTCGGAAACCTGGTCTACGAATCGCTGATGCAGCGCTCCCAGGACGAGCCTTTCACCATGTATGGGCTGCTTGCGGAATCGGTCGAGTGGGACGACGACCGAACCTTCATCCAGTTCAATCTCAATCCCAAGGCGCGCTGGGCCGACGGCGAGCCGGTGACCGTCGAGGACGTGATCTTCACCTTCGAACTGCTGCGCGACAAAGGACGCGCGCCCTTCAGCAACCGGCTGGCGAAAGTCGAGAAGATGGAGAAGGTCGGCGAGCGCAGCGTGCGCTTCGCCCTGAAGGAAGATGCCGACCGCGAGTTCCCGCTGTTGCTGGCGCTTTCGCCGGTGCTGCCGAAACATGCCATCAATGTCGAAGCCTTCGACAGGACGACGCTCGAGCCGCCGCTCGGTTCCGGCCCCTATCGCGTCGCCGAGGTGAGACCGGGCGAACGGATCGTCTATCGCCGCAATCCCGACTATTGGGGCAAGGATCTGCCCTCGAAGACCGGCGTCGACAATTATGATGAGATCTCGGTCGAATATTTCCTCCAGGACAACACGTTGTTCGAAGCCTTCAAGAAGGGCGAGATCGACCTCTATCCGGAAGGCAGCGCCACCAAATGGGCGCGCGCCTATGATTTCCCCGCCGTTCGCTCGGGCGACGTGATCAAGGAGAGCTTCAAGCCGAAAACGCCCTCCGGCATGCTCGGCTTCGTCTTCAACACCCGCAGGCCGATGTTCAACAACGTCAAGCTGCGGCAGGGCCTTGCCCTGGTGTTCGACTTCGAATGGGTTAACAAGAACCTGTTCGACGGCGCCTATACGCGGACACAGAGCTACTGGCAGAATTCGTCGCTCTCCTTCCTTGGTGTCGCGGCCGACGATCGTGAGCTCGGCCTGATGGGCGACGTCCGGGAGAAAATCAACCCGGCCATCCTCGACGGGACCTATCGGCTGCCGGTCACCGACGGCTCCGGTCGCGACCGCAACGTCTTGCGCGAGGCGGTGACGTTGCTTCGCGAGGCAGGCTACTCGATCAAGGACGGCAAGATGGTCGATGCCAAGGGCGCGCCCCTTGCCTTCGAGATCATGAGCCAGAATGCCGGCCAGGAGAAGATCGCGCTCGCCTACCAGCGCTTCCTTGCGCCGCTCGGGATTGCGGCAACGGTCCGAACGGTCGACGATTCCCAATACCAGCTGCGCAGCCAATCCTTCGACTATGACGTGATCATCAAGTCCTATCCTTCCTCGCTGTCGCCCGGCGTGGAACAGGTCGGCCGCTGGGGCTCGCAGGCGCGGGACAGGCAGGGCAGCGAAAACTTCGCAGGCGTTGCCGACAAGGATGTCGACAAGCTGATCAACAACATCCTTCAAGCGCGCACACCGGAGGATTTCACCGCCGCCGTCCGGGCGCATGACCGGCTGCTGGTCAACAACGCCTATGTCGTGCCGCTATACCATCTGGATGAACAATGGATTGCCCGCTGGAAACACATCGGCCGCCCCTCGGCGGTACCGCTCTACGGCTATCAACTGCCGACCTGGTGGGACGAGCGGGTGCAGTAG
- a CDS encoding invasion associated locus B family protein, with translation MIFKSNFTKRAGMAALALSVAAAGAPGIASAQQGKPPQGWFKVCTKQEDNDVCIVQNLLTANNGQLITAVGLITVSGKVNRKVVQVSVPSARMIPPGVQMQIDGGKGVKLDYAICMPDKCVAEAPLSDALIANLKKGNEVVFTSVNFQRAPNPIKMTLEGFTGVFDGEPIEQSQLEERQRLLQEEMQKKAEDARKKLEEAQKAAKKQ, from the coding sequence ATGATCTTCAAGTCGAACTTCACCAAACGCGCGGGTATGGCAGCGCTGGCGCTCTCCGTAGCAGCAGCCGGCGCGCCGGGCATCGCCTCTGCACAGCAGGGCAAGCCGCCGCAGGGTTGGTTCAAGGTTTGCACGAAGCAGGAGGACAACGACGTTTGCATCGTTCAGAACCTGCTCACCGCCAACAATGGTCAGCTTATCACCGCGGTCGGACTTATCACGGTCTCCGGCAAGGTGAACCGCAAGGTCGTGCAGGTTTCCGTCCCCTCCGCGCGCATGATCCCGCCGGGCGTTCAGATGCAGATCGACGGTGGCAAGGGCGTCAAGCTCGACTACGCCATCTGCATGCCCGACAAGTGCGTTGCCGAGGCGCCGCTCTCCGACGCGCTGATCGCCAACCTGAAGAAGGGCAATGAAGTCGTCTTCACGTCGGTCAATTTCCAGCGCGCGCCCAACCCGATCAAGATGACGCTGGAAGGGTTCACCGGCGTCTTCGACGGCGAGCCGATCGAACAGTCGCAGCTCGAAGAGCGTCAGCGCCTGCTGCAGGAAGAAATGCAGAAGAAGGCGGAAGACGCGCGCAAGAAGCTGGAAGAGGCGCAGAAGGCTGCCAAGAAGCAGTAA
- the hspQ gene encoding heat shock protein HspQ, translating into MKQRNAKFEIGQIVRHRFFPFRGVIFDVDPEYANTEEWWNSIPQEIRPSKDQPFYHLFAENDESEYVAYVSEQNLVSDESDQPIRHAQVDALFEKADVGHYRPKSNYRH; encoded by the coding sequence ATGAAACAAAGAAACGCGAAATTCGAAATCGGCCAGATCGTTCGCCACCGGTTCTTTCCGTTTCGGGGCGTCATCTTCGACGTCGATCCGGAATATGCAAACACCGAGGAATGGTGGAACTCCATTCCCCAGGAAATCCGCCCGAGCAAGGACCAGCCCTTCTATCATCTGTTCGCCGAAAACGACGAAAGCGAATATGTCGCCTATGTCTCCGAACAGAACCTCGTCTCCGACGAGAGTGACCAGCCGATCCGCCATGCTCAGGTAGACGCCTTGTTCGAGAAGGCGGATGTGGGGCATTATAGGCCGAAGTCCAACTATCGCCATTGA
- the glnA gene encoding type I glutamate--ammonia ligase — protein MTTASEILKQIKDNDIKFVDLRFTDPKGKLQHVTMDVAVVDEDMFADGVMFDGSSIAGWKAINESDMVLMPDTETAHMDPFFAQSTMVIVCDILDPVSGEAYNRDPRGTAKKAEAYLKASGIGDTVFVGPEAEFFVFDDVKYKADPYNTGFKLDSSELPSNDDTDYETGNLGHRPRIKGGYFPVPPVDSCQDMRSEMLTVLAEMGVTVEKHHHEVAAAQHELGVKFDALVRNADKMQIYKYVVHQVANAYGKTATFMPKPVFGDNGSGMHVHLSIWKDGKPTFAGDEYAGLSETCLYFIGGIIKHAKALNAFTNPSTNSYKRLVPGYEAPVLLAYSARNRSASCRIPFGSNPKAKRVEVRFPDPSANPYLAFAAMLMAGLDGIKNKLHPGKAMDKDLYDLPPKELKKIPTVCGSLREALESLDKDRKFLTAGGVFDDDQIDSFIELKMQEVMRFEMTPHPVEYDMYYSV, from the coding sequence ATGACGACTGCCAGTGAAATTCTGAAGCAGATCAAGGACAACGACATCAAGTTCGTCGACCTGCGCTTTACCGACCCGAAGGGCAAGCTGCAGCATGTGACGATGGATGTTGCCGTGGTCGATGAGGATATGTTCGCCGACGGCGTGATGTTCGACGGCTCCTCGATTGCCGGCTGGAAGGCGATCAACGAGTCCGACATGGTGCTGATGCCCGACACGGAAACGGCCCATATGGACCCGTTCTTCGCCCAGTCCACCATGGTCATCGTCTGCGACATTCTCGACCCGGTTTCCGGTGAAGCCTATAACCGCGATCCGCGCGGCACGGCAAAGAAGGCCGAGGCCTATCTCAAGGCATCCGGCATCGGTGACACGGTGTTCGTCGGTCCCGAAGCCGAGTTCTTCGTCTTCGACGACGTCAAGTACAAGGCCGACCCGTACAATACCGGCTTCAAGCTCGACAGTTCCGAATTGCCCTCCAACGACGACACGGATTATGAGACCGGCAACCTCGGTCACCGTCCGCGCATCAAGGGCGGCTATTTCCCGGTGCCGCCGGTCGACAGCTGCCAGGACATGCGCTCCGAAATGCTGACGGTGCTTGCCGAAATGGGCGTCACTGTCGAAAAGCATCACCACGAAGTGGCCGCCGCCCAGCACGAACTCGGCGTCAAGTTCGACGCGCTCGTGCGCAACGCCGACAAGATGCAGATCTACAAATATGTGGTGCACCAGGTTGCCAACGCCTATGGCAAGACCGCGACCTTCATGCCGAAGCCTGTTTTCGGCGACAACGGCTCGGGCATGCACGTTCATCTTTCCATCTGGAAGGACGGCAAGCCGACCTTCGCCGGCGACGAATATGCCGGACTGTCCGAAACTTGCCTCTACTTCATCGGCGGCATCATCAAGCACGCCAAGGCACTGAACGCGTTCACCAACCCGTCAACGAACTCCTACAAGCGTCTCGTCCCGGGCTATGAGGCACCGGTTCTGCTTGCCTATTCGGCCCGCAACCGCTCGGCCTCCTGCCGCATTCCGTTCGGCAGCAACCCGAAGGCAAAGCGCGTCGAGGTCCGCTTCCCGGATCCGAGCGCCAACCCCTATCTCGCCTTCGCCGCCATGCTGATGGCCGGCCTCGACGGCATCAAGAACAAGCTGCATCCGGGCAAGGCGATGGACAAGGACCTCTACGACCTGCCGCCGAAGGAACTGAAGAAGATCCCGACGGTTTGCGGCAGTCTGCGCGAAGCGCTGGAAAGCCTCGACAAGGACCGCAAGTTCCTCACCGCCGGCGGCGTCTTCGACGACGACCAGATCGACTCGTTCATCGAGCTCAAGATGCAGGAAGTCATGCGCTTCGAAATGACCCCGCATCCGGTCGAATACGACATGTACTATTCCGTCTGA
- a CDS encoding P-II family nitrogen regulator: protein MKKIEAIIKPFKLDEVKEALQEVGLQGITVTEAKGFGRQKGHTELYRGAEYVVDFLPKVKVEVVLADENAEAVIEAIRNAAQTGRIGDGKIFVSNVEEVIRIRTGETGLDAI from the coding sequence ATGAAAAAGATCGAAGCGATCATTAAGCCCTTCAAGCTCGACGAAGTGAAGGAAGCCCTTCAAGAAGTCGGCCTGCAAGGCATAACCGTCACGGAAGCCAAAGGCTTCGGGCGGCAGAAGGGACACACGGAGCTCTACCGGGGGGCCGAATACGTCGTCGATTTCCTGCCGAAGGTAAAGGTGGAAGTCGTGCTGGCGGACGAGAATGCGGAAGCCGTCATTGAGGCCATCCGCAACGCCGCCCAGACAGGCCGCATCGGCGACGGCAAGATTTTCGTGTCCAATGTGGAGGAAGTGATCCGAATCCGCACCGGTGAGACCGGCCTCGACGCCATCTGA
- a CDS encoding NAD(P)H-hydrate dehydratase codes for MDDALEDMLVTPVEMAAIDKDAADSGIDSFSLMRSAGLAVCAAALRLFPAALRFVVLCGPGNNGGDGYVAAEVLAESGAQVALYILGDADKLRGDAARARKGCRLAGLPLEAYEPQAGDIVVDALFGAGLARNLPDAAEAVINRVSANRIPVLAVDLPSGIDGRSGEVRGASFTATHTVTFMAAKPGHVLMPGRQLCGTLEVFDIGIPARLVAARAGALRINGPAVWRHYAGGLDAGTHKFKRGHLAVLSGGPISTGAARLSAAAGLVAGAGLVTLGSPPEALATNASHLTAVMLKEIGSAADLAEWLRDKRLNTFVLGPGFGVGKKARDFALMLCDRGLVLDADGMSSFQQEREKLFDKIAECGGQVVMTPHEGEFARLFPDVAADTTLSKIEKAQAAARLSHAVIVYKGSDTVVAAPSGLAVVNGNAPPWLATAGSGDVLAGIIGAHLAQGFPAFEAAAAAVWRHGVAGIRAGRALTAETLVENIPPRP; via the coding sequence ATGGATGACGCGCTCGAAGATATGCTGGTGACGCCGGTTGAAATGGCGGCGATCGACAAGGACGCAGCCGATTCCGGCATCGACAGTTTCTCGCTGATGCGCTCGGCAGGGCTAGCGGTGTGCGCTGCCGCGCTGCGGCTGTTCCCGGCCGCCCTGCGCTTCGTCGTACTCTGCGGCCCGGGCAACAATGGCGGCGATGGCTATGTCGCCGCAGAAGTCTTGGCGGAGAGCGGTGCGCAGGTCGCGTTATATATCCTCGGCGACGCCGATAAATTGCGGGGCGACGCAGCCAGGGCGCGCAAGGGCTGTCGGCTCGCAGGACTACCCCTCGAGGCTTACGAGCCGCAGGCGGGCGATATCGTCGTCGACGCGCTGTTCGGGGCGGGGCTCGCTCGCAACCTGCCGGATGCTGCGGAAGCGGTCATCAATCGTGTCAGTGCGAACAGGATACCGGTTCTGGCGGTCGATCTGCCTTCCGGAATTGATGGACGCAGCGGCGAAGTGCGCGGCGCAAGCTTCACCGCCACCCACACGGTCACTTTCATGGCGGCGAAGCCGGGACATGTGCTGATGCCGGGGCGTCAATTATGCGGTACGCTCGAGGTTTTCGATATCGGCATTCCCGCTCGGCTCGTCGCCGCAAGGGCGGGCGCCCTGCGGATCAATGGCCCGGCCGTCTGGAGACACTATGCCGGCGGTCTCGACGCCGGCACGCATAAATTCAAGCGCGGCCACCTTGCCGTCCTTTCCGGCGGGCCGATCTCTACCGGTGCGGCGCGGCTCTCCGCCGCAGCGGGCCTCGTCGCGGGGGCGGGGCTGGTGACGCTCGGCTCGCCGCCGGAGGCACTTGCCACCAACGCTTCGCACCTGACTGCCGTCATGCTCAAGGAAATAGGCAGCGCCGCCGATCTGGCCGAATGGCTGCGCGACAAGCGGCTCAACACCTTCGTGCTCGGCCCGGGTTTTGGCGTCGGCAAGAAGGCGAGGGACTTCGCCCTGATGCTCTGCGACCGCGGTCTGGTCCTCGATGCCGACGGCATGAGTTCCTTTCAGCAGGAAAGGGAAAAGCTGTTCGATAAGATCGCCGAATGCGGCGGCCAAGTGGTCATGACGCCGCACGAGGGTGAGTTCGCGCGCCTGTTCCCGGACGTCGCGGCCGATACCACGCTCTCCAAGATCGAAAAGGCGCAAGCCGCGGCAAGGCTCAGCCATGCGGTGATCGTCTACAAGGGGTCGGACACCGTCGTGGCGGCGCCGTCCGGCCTAGCGGTGGTGAACGGGAATGCGCCGCCCTGGCTTGCCACCGCCGGATCGGGCGATGTACTGGCCGGCATCATCGGCGCACATCTGGCGCAGGGCTTTCCGGCTTTCGAAGCGGCCGCCGCCGCGGTCTGGCGCCACGGCGTGGCGGGCATCCGTGCCGGCCGCGCCTTGACGGCCGAGACGCTGGTTGAAAACATTCCGCCGCGCCCCTGA
- the gpt gene encoding xanthine phosphoribosyltransferase: MSLPEKAFPVSWDQFHRDARALAWRLADNGQEWRAMVCITRGGLVPAAIISRELNIRMIETVCIASYHDYDMQGQMKVLKGISPEIAKGGGEGVLIVDDLTDTGKTAAEVRAMLPKAHFAAVYAKPKGRPLVDTFVTEVSQDTWIYFPWDMGFTYQEPIAKGSRG; this comes from the coding sequence ATGTCTCTTCCCGAAAAAGCCTTTCCCGTATCCTGGGATCAGTTTCACCGCGACGCGCGCGCGCTCGCCTGGCGGCTGGCCGATAACGGGCAGGAATGGCGGGCCATGGTCTGCATCACCCGCGGCGGTCTCGTGCCGGCGGCGATCATCTCCCGGGAACTCAACATCCGCATGATCGAAACCGTCTGCATCGCCTCCTATCATGATTACGACATGCAGGGGCAGATGAAGGTGCTCAAGGGCATCTCGCCGGAAATCGCCAAGGGCGGCGGCGAAGGCGTTCTCATCGTCGACGACCTGACCGATACCGGCAAGACCGCCGCCGAAGTGCGCGCCATGCTGCCCAAGGCGCATTTTGCCGCGGTGTATGCCAAACCGAAGGGCCGGCCGCTGGTCGACACCTTCGTCACCGAGGTCAGCCAGGACACCTGGATCTACTTCCCCTGGGACATGGGCTTCACCTATCAGGAGCCGATCGCCAAGGGCAGCCGCGGCTGA